In Palaemon carinicauda isolate YSFRI2023 chromosome 21, ASM3689809v2, whole genome shotgun sequence, the following proteins share a genomic window:
- the LOC137615540 gene encoding circumsporozoite protein-like, translated as MEPGEEPYDDPDIEPGKEPYEDPNIEPGGKTYENRDIEPGYELYEDPNTKPGGKTFEYPDVEQGGEPYEDPDLESGEEPYENPYIDPYEEPEEVQDMEPDETPDVHPDEKLDVDPDEDPNFNPEEKYFNVDGGKESEELLDIQ; from the coding sequence ATGGAGCCAGGTGAGGAACCATATGATGATCCAGATATAGAGCCAGGTAaggaaccatatgaggatccaAATATAGAGCCAGGTGGGAAAACCTATGAGAATCGAGATATAGAGCCAGGTTATGAACTATATGAGGATCCAAATACAAAGCCAGGTGGGAAAACTTTTGAGTATCCAGATGTAGAGCAAGGTGgggaaccatatgaggatccagatTTAGAGTCAGGTGAGGAACCATATGAGAATCCATATATAGATCCATATGAGGAACCAGAAGAGGTTCAGGATATGGAACCTGATGAAACCCCGGATGTACATCCAGATGAAAAACTTGATGTAGATCCAGACGAGGATCCCAATTTTAATCCAGAAGAAAAGTATTTCAACGTAGATGGAGGGAAGGAATCAGAGGAGCTTCTGGATATTCAGTAG
- the LOC137615542 gene encoding prisilkin-39-like, translated as MALNWDPRSSPGSTSAFSYGSPPGSISGSSYGSSPGSIAGSSYGSPPGYISGSSYGSPPGFTSGSSCFLIWIPASLSISGSSYGSSPGSTSGYSYGSPPCSLSGYSYGSSLGSTSGSSCGSPPGSIYGSSYSSSPGSTSGSSYGSPPGSISGSSYGFSPGSIPGSSEGSSPGSISGSSYDSSPDSTSRYSYGSSPGSTSGSLYGSSPGSTSGSSYGSPSGSTSGSSYGSSPGSISGSSYGSSPGST; from the exons ATGGCTCTGAATTGGGATCCTC GTTCCTCACCTGGCTCTACATCTGCATTCTCGTATGGTTCCCCACCTGGTTCTAtatctggatcctcatatggttcctCTCCTGGCTCTATAGctggatcctcatatggttcccCACCGGGCTATAtatctggatcctcatatggttcccCACCGGGCTTTACATCTGGATCCTCATGTTTCCTCATATGGATCCCTGCCTCTCTCTCTAtatctggatcctcatatggttcctCACCTGGCTCAACATCTGGATACTCATACGGTTCCCCACCTTGCTCTCTATCTGGATACTCATATGGTTCCTCACTGGGCTCTACATCTGGGTCCTCATGTGGTTCCCCACCTGGCTCTATATATGGATCCTCGTATAGTTCCTCACCTGGCTCAACatctggatcctcatatggttcccCACCTGGCTCTATATCTGGATCCTCCTATGGTTTCTCACCTGGCTCTATACCTGGATCCTCAGAGGGTTCCTCACCTGGTTCTATATCAGGATCCTCATATGATTCTTCACCTGACTCTACATCTAGATACTCATATGGTTCCTCACCGGGCTCTACATCTGGATCCTTGTACGGTTCCTCACCTGGTTCTACatctggatcctcatatggttcccCATCTGGCTCTACATCTGGATCATCATATGGTTCCTCACCTGGCTCTAtatctggatcctcatatggttcctCACCTGGCTCTACATAA
- the LOC137615543 gene encoding uncharacterized protein, whose amino-acid sequence MEPDGELNEDPDIEPGGEPSEDPDIERGGEPYEDSDLKPGGEPYNDPDVEPGKEPYEDPNIKPGGEPYNDPDIEPGGELFADPDVEPDEEPYKDPDLEPDEEPYEDPDIQPDEEPYEDPDIEPRGKPYEDPDVESEPGGKPYEDPEVEPGEEPYEDPDLEPGEEPYEDPDIQPGEEPYEDPDIEPGGKPYEDTDVESEPGVEPYEDPDIDQGGKAYGDLDVEPVEKPHEDPDIEQCGEQYEDPDLDPGEEPYEDPVVEPGDDPDIELGEEPHEDQDIELGEKPYEYPDVEPGEEPYVDRDVEPGDEPYEDPYIEPGDELYEDPDIEPNDEPYEDPDVEPDGELYEDPYVEQGKEPYKDPDIEPGEESYEDPDIQPDVEPGEEPYEDPDIKPGGKAYEDLDIKRGGELYEDPDLEPDPGEEPYENPGIEQGGKPYEDPDVEPVEDPDKEAGEQPSEDPDIEPGGEPYEYPDVEPDPDIEPDGEPYENPDVEPGEEPYEDPDIKPGGEPYEDPDIKPGGAI is encoded by the exons aTGGAGCCAGATGGGGAACTAAATGAGGATCCGGATATAGAGCCCG GTGGGGAACCATCTGAGGATCCAGATATAGAGCGAGGTGGGGAACCATATGAGGACTCAGATTTAAAGCCAGGTGGGGAACCATATAATGATCCAGATGTAGAGCCAGGTAaggaaccatatgaggatccaAATATAAAGCCAGGTGGGGAACCATATAATGATCCAGATATAGAACCAGGTGGGGAACTATTTGCGGATCCAGATGTAGAGCCAGACGAGGAACCATATAAGGATCCAGATTTAGAGCCAGATGAGGAACCGTATGAGGATCCAGATATACAGCCAGATGaggaaccatatgaggatccagataTAGAGCCAAGAGGGAaaccatatgaggatccagatGTAGAGTCAG AGCCAGGAGGGAAACCATATGAGGATCCAGAAGTAGAGCCAGGTGaggaaccatatgaggatccagatTTAGAGCCCGGTGAGGAACCGTATGAGGATCCAGATATACAGCCAGGTGaggaaccatatgaggatccagataTAGAGCCAGGAGGGAAACCATATGAGGATACAGATGTAGAGTCAG AGCCAGGTGtggaaccatatgaggatccagataTAGATCAAGGAGGGAAAGCATATGGAGATCTAGATGTAGAGCCAGTTGAAAAACCACATGAGGATCCAGATATAGAGCAATGTGGGGAACAATATGAGGACCCAGATTTAGACCCAGGTGaggaaccatatgaggatccagTTGTAGAGCCAGGTGATGATCCAGATATAGAGCTAGGTGAGGAACCACATGAGGATCAAGATATAGAGCTAGGAGAGAAACCATATGAGTATCCAGATGTAGAACCAGGTGAGGAACCATATGTGGATCGAGATGTTGAGCCAGGTGATGAACCATATGAGGATCCATATATAGAGCCAGGTGATGAACTATATGAGGATCCAGATATAGAGCCAAATGATgaaccatatgaggatccagatGTAGAGCCAGATGGGGAACTATATGAGGATCCATATGTTGAGCAAGGTAAGGAACCATATAAGGATCCAGATATAGAGCCAGGTGAGGAATCTTATGAGGATCCAGATATACAGCCAG ATGTAGAGCCAGGTGaggaaccatatgaggatccagataTAAAGCCAGGAGGGAAAGCATATGAGGATCTAGATATAAAGCGAGGTGGGGAACTATATGAGGATCCAGATTTAGAACCAG ATCCAGGTGAGGAACCATATGAGAATCCAGGTATAGAGCAAGGAGGGAaaccatatgaggatccagatGTAGAGCCAGTTGAGGATCCAGATAAGGAGGCAGGCGAGCAACCATCTGAGGATCCAGATATAGAGCCAGGTGGGGAACCATATGAGTATCCAGATGTAGAGCCAG ATCCAGATATAGAGCCAGATGGGGAACCATATGAGAATCCAGATGTAGAGCCAGGTGaggaaccatatgaggatccagataTAAAGCCAGGTGgggaaccatatgaggatccagataTAAAGCCAGGGGGAGCCATATGA